In Halanaerobium praevalens DSM 2228, the DNA window ATAGCTGCTTCAATTAATTTGAATATAGAATTTTTATTATTTAAACTATATTTAACTAAAGCTAATAACTTCTTAACAAATGTTTTTAAATTAAAAAAATTATTTTCATTTTTAGTTAAAATTAAAGTCTCAGCTCCAGTTACAATTAAAATCTCTTTTAAAATAGAAAAAGAAGGAGGAATTGTAATTAAAACTAAATTCTCTGTTTGCATATAATAATTTCTATTAATTAAAGGATAGAAATTGTAATCTAAAAGACCTTCAGCAAAATAAGCAGTATTTTTCAAACTTGCTTTTAGTTCAGAAATATCTTGATGACGCCAATCGACTAAGTTAAACTTGCTTGAACTTTTTGTTGATACTTTTTTAGTTTTAGCTTTAGTCTTTAAATTTGCTAATGCTTTAATTTCAAGTTGTAAACTCTTATTACCTCGATAAATATTTTCAGTTAAATGAGCAGCTATTTGCTGACTTTTATTTTTTTCTATTTCTCCAGCCCACCACCAAAGAGCAGTTATTTTGTCAGATTCTGTTCCCAGAATTAATTTTTTATGTCGACCCGCAGATATTTCGCGGCTGCTTAAAATATTAGTTTCTAAATAAAAAAGTGGTTCTGGATTTCCTTCACCAAAAGGTGCAAAAAGTCTTAATTTCTGATAAAAATTTTCTGTGATCTCTGCTAATTCAAGCTTTAAATCAGTTTTAATTTCTATTTCTGAATCAATTTTCTTCAGTTTTTGATCAATTAAACGCTGTAATCTTAATTTGAATTTTTCTAGTCTATCTTTTTTCAAAGAAAAACCTGCTGCAGCTGCATGTCCACCATTTTTTTCTAAAAGATCAGAACATTCAGAGATTAACTGGTTAATATTTATATTCTCAATTGACCTAGCTGAACCAGTTATTAAACCACTTTCAGGATTTGAAGTCATTAAAACTGCTGGAACTTGATAATTTTCACTAATTCTACCTGCTGCAATTCCAATAACTCCTTGATGCCAATCAGAGTTATAGGCGATTACTGCCTGTTGCTGCTGTGAATCAAGTTGTTGATCAATTTCTAAATAAATTCTTTGACTAATTTCTTTTCGATATTGATTTATCTGTTTTAATTCTGCTGCTAATCCTGCAGCTTTATCTTTAGCTTGAGCCAGTAATAATTCTACTCCTTTGCTTGCTTTATCAACTCTGCCAGCAGAATTTAATAAAGGACCAATTTGAAATCCTAAAGTTTTTTCATTAATTTCTAGTGGATTAATTTCAAGTTCATTATAAAGAGCCTTTAAACCAATTCGATTTGTATTTTGTAATTTTTTTAATCCAGTTTTAAATAAATAACGATTTTCACCTTTAAGTGGCACTACATCAGCTATAATTGCCAGCAATAAAAGATCTAGAAATTCTTTTTCCTCACCTTCTCTCCCTAATTTTTTAAATACTGCCTTAATTAAAAAGTAAGCCATACCAGCTCCTGGTAGCCAATAAGCCTGATGATCTTCTGGAAGCAGTCGAGGAGAAATCACATAATCAGCTGGTGGTAATTTATTAGGCAGATCATGGTGGTCTGTAACTACAAAATCTATTCCATTTTTTTTAGCGAATTCAACTTCTTGATAATTACTAATCCCACAGTCACAACTAATAACCAAGTCTACTTTAGATTTATAAGAAGCTAAAACTTCTTTGTTCAGTCCATAACCTTCTTTAAAACGATCTGGAATATGATAATCTATATTTTTAGTTAAAGAACTTAAAGCACCAAATAAAATAGAAGTAGAGGTAATTCCATCTACATCATAGTCTCCATAAATTAAAATTCTACTTCCCTGTTTAATATGAGCTAAAATAAAAGCTACACATTCTTTGATTTGAGGAAAATCAAATATATTAAAAGCAGAATATTGATTAGTATCAATAAAATTAATCAATTTTTCTTTAGTATTTAAGCCTCTTTTTTCTGCTAAAGAAGCTATTTTTTGATTGCCTAAATATTCAACTAATTCTTTTTTAGCTTTAGATTCTTTTGCTTTTTTTATTTTCATTTTAGTTCTCTCGCTCTCTATATTTAAATACTATATCTGAATTAAGATAACGAAAATATCTTTTTTTCTTATTTTTTAATTTGCTACTGCCAAAGAAAAAAATTGATAAGGCTTCCCACAAAAATATCCAGCCACCTACAAATAATCCCTCCATTAATAATGAAATTAAAATTGATAAATCTTGATTTTCTGGAATTAAATAAGCCATAATCAAGAATAAAATTCCCATTATAATATAAATAGCTGTTTTTTTATGATTCTCTTTTAAATTCTGATCAATAAAAAATTGGCGCATTCTAAAATTATTTTTAATAGTGGCCTTTACATCTGCCTCTAATTTTTTGTTTTTTTCTTTTCGAGGTAAATAAAAACAAAGCTCCACTTTTTCTTTTAAAGGTAGTTCATAACTAGCTCTTGCCAAAAAATCACTTAGCTCTGGTGCTAACTCTTTTCGATCAAGCTCAGCCCCATCCCAGCTATTAAAAAGGTCACTATACTTATCTAATTTCATTTCAATTAAATAGGCATCATTTCTCTGATTTGTATGATAAATATAACGAAGTTCATAATCTTTTTGATACTCAAACATTATTTGAGAATAAATTTTTTTAATTTATTCTATAAAAACTCACCTCACCTTAATATTTTTACTTTTTGCAACTATAATCATATTTTTTAAAATTCTATTTCTTCAATTGCTTCCCAATCAAGGTTTAAGTCTAGATCTTCTTCAATTATTGTTTTAGTTTCTGTCTTTTTATCTCTACAAATGGGTCTATATTCACAAAATCTACATTTATTTAAATCAGTAGTTAAAGCAAAGTCTTTTTCAGCTAAAATTTGATTAATCAATTTTTTAAAATAATTTTTATCCTTTTCAAATTCTGCTTCTTTATATTTAATCTGAACTTTTTGCTTAGGATAACGAGGATTCCAATAAATAAGCTCTGGCATTTTTTCTAATTTATAATTATTTTTAAAATATTGATAACCAGCTTCAACTAATAGATATAAGTAAAAACGACTCTGCATTGAATTTTGAATATCTTTTTGATAAAGACTTTTTTTATCTGTTTTCCAGTCAAAAATTAAAAATTTATTTTCTAATTCATTATATTTTAAAAGATCATATTTAGCTAATAATTTTAAATTCCCTACTTGCAAGCGAAGTTCTTGTTCAGCAGAAACTACATTTTTAGCTTCCGAAAATTTTCTTAACCTATTTAGCCAACTTTGCAGCAGTGGCTTTGAATTAAGTACTGTTTGACCAAGTGTCTGACTATAATAACGCTCAGCTAAAAGGTGAAACTGACTTCCTTGTTTTAAATCTTTTTTTACCTCCTCATTCATTCCCCATTCTGCTGGCCAATAAAGACCATCTAAATAGCGATAGCGAAAACGACGCCGACAATCGTTAAAAATTGAAAGAGCTGATTGTGAAAAATAAAGTGCTGCCAAATTATTGGCTGCCATTTATGTCCCTCCCCTTTTTTACTTCTTTTTTTTGATTTTTTTTAATAAACTCTGCTAAGGCTTTAAACATAAAAGCTGGCTCTTTATCCCAATTTCCTTTTTTTAAATGAGTACTTAAAAACAGATTTTTACGAGCTCTGGTCAAACCTACATAAAGCAAACGCACTCTTTCAGCAATTAGTTTTTGTCTTGCTTTATAATCTACATTTCTCTCTTTTTTTTCATTTAAAATATATTCCAGTTCAGCTCTGGCAGATGCTTTAGGATTTTTAATTTCTTCATTTAAATAAAATTTTTCTCCCATAAAATAATCATCATTATCATGCTGAAAATGACTTGAAGTTAGGCTGCCAATAAAAACAGTATCCCATTCCATACCTTTAGCTTTATGCAAAGTCGAAAGAGTTACTTGATCTGGTTTAGATTCAAAACCTTCCATTTCAGTTAAAGTCTCTGCAAATTGTTTAATCCTGTCTCTAATTTCTGGCAGTTCAGCAGTTAATTGATCTAATCTCCAGCCCGGATTTTCATTTAAAAGCCTACCAAATTCTAAAGCTAAATTTTGAGCTAGAGCCAATTTTTTACCACTTAATTTTAATCTTTCAGCTAAAAACAAAACTAATTCATCTGGTGGTAATTCCATTGAAGCTTCAAGCCAACCTTGAAGCTGAACTAGACTTTTAAATAATGGTTCAAAAGCTGCTCTTTTTTTAAATTCAAGTCTAAAATTATCTCGATTAAGTCCTGATAAAGGGAAAATAAGATCTTGATTATCTTTTTCTGCTAAAAGGTCTTCTAAAAGTTGAACTAAATCTAAATCTTCTTTTTGAAAAATTTCAACAAAAAGTAATTTTAAATTTTCAGAAGCAGCAGGAGATGTTAAAAACTTTAAAACAACCTCTAATTCTGTTAAAAAAACATCTTTAGAACTACTGCCAGCTAATTGAAATTCTCCCCCTAAATTATTAATTTCTCGGGCCAGCTCTTCTAATTGCCAGCCAGTAGGCATTAAGATAGCTGTTGTTTCCTTATTATCTTCTAAAGCCTTCCGTAAAGCCTGTCTAGCTATAAACTTCTTTTCAGTTTTCCAATCTTTAAAAGCTTTATTTCCAATTCGATAACCACTAACCTTCGGATTTGGAGCTGGATCATCAGCGGCAGTTGCTTGAATATATTTTTTTTCTAAAGGTTCAATTTCTCTTTCAGAAAATTCTTTTTGACTCCAGTCAACTAAATAATTAGCTAAATCAATAATATCTTGGCTGCTGCGGCTCGAAACTGCCATAGTTTCTACTTTTACAGCTTCTTTTTTACAATAACTGCGAAATATATCAGGATCAGAGAGGGTAAAAGTCCCTGTAATAGCCTGATTACTATCTCCAACTCGAACTAAATTATTGTCTTTACCGGCTAAAAGATATAACATCTCTTCCTGAGCCTGATTGGAATCTTGGGCTTCATCTTCAAAAACAAAAGCATAATTTGAACCAATCCGCTCAGCAAATTCAGGATCTTCTTTTAACATTTTTAAACTCTGCTGAACTAAATCATCAAAGTCTAATAATCCAGCCTGGGCCAGCCTAAATTCATATTCCGAAAATATTTCAGCAGCAGGAGTTAAAATATTAGCAGCTTTTAAATTAGAATATTTAACCATATTTTTCAATTCTTCACCAGCTAAAAGTTTTAACTTAAAATAAGAAATCATAGAAGCTACAAAAGCAGGAAAATCATCTTCTTTCCATTTTTTTAAATATTTATCGAATTTATAACTATTTTGCTCCAAATTAAAAAACTGCTTTAATAGATCTCCATTTTCTCCTGCCCATTTTCGGGATAAATCTTTAATCCAGCGATAACGCCTGCCAGCCTCAATCAACTCAAAATCTTGATTAATTAATCTAGCCTCAGGTTTTTCCTTAATAATTTGTAAAGCAAGTGAATGTAGAGTTTTGACACTATAACCTCGACTCCTTGGCAATCCTTTAGCTGCCAAAAAATCACCAATCCGCTGTCTAAAATTAGCGACTGCCGAATTCATATAAGTAACTATTAATAATTTTTGATTATTTTCTAATTCAGAGGCAATTAATTCTGCAGCTAAATGAGCCAATACAGTTGTTTTTCCTGCTCCTGGAACTGCAGGTACTGCAAGCTGGCCGCCGCGATACTCTAAAACTTCTTTTTGTCCTGGTCTAGGTTTAAAATTCATTCTTAGTCTCCTCTCACATCAAGCCAACGATAAAGAGGTCCTTCCTGCTCTTTACCACTGCTGTTTAAAAAACTATCTGCTATATAAATTCCTTTTTTTACTTTATAAATTAAACTAATTAAAAAGTCACTTAATTGATTTAATCTAATTTTTTGATCAAGAAAATCATCCCAATCATTTTCCTGCTGCCATTGTTCAGTATAAATATAGGGATTCACTAATTCTTTAGCAATACTCTGCATCCAATCACTACTGGAAATATCAAGTAAAAATAAATAATCTACTCCAGCTAGCTCTGGTGAAAATAAAAATTTATAGGGTGAAGCTAAAATTACTCCTGCTTCTTTTTCCTGACCTTTAAATAATGTTTCAGCAGCTAAAGTACCTTCATAAATCATATTAATATAACGCTCACTTAAATCATCTTTTTCTTGATGAAAATTTTCCACTGCCTGCTGAAAACGAGCAACTGATTCAATCATTTGTCTACAGGCAAAAATGTCTTCTTGAGAAGGATTTAAAGGTGCTAAAACTTCACTAAAAACAAGTTGAAAAAAAACTTCGATTTCTAAATTATCTTCCTTTTTATCCTGGAGCCATTCTTTTAAATAATCATATTTTTCAGCTGCTTGAAAATTTATTTTTTCTCTTAAACCACTCTGGTCAAGATCAATTAATTTCATCCCGGAAGCAGCTATTTCTTCTGCTAAAAGATATGAACGCAGTGGATCAAGCTCTAATAACAAAGATAAAGCCTGTTGGAGAGAAGACACTCCAACAATATTAGTCCGCCGACAATAGAAAAGATATAAAATTAAAAGAGCTCTAGCAAAGGGAATATCTATTAATCTTTTAGAACGATTAAAATTACTTAATTGATAGCCTTTTTGTTTTAAGATTTGTTTTAAACTAAAACTCAAAACTTTATCTATCTTAGGTGAGATAATAGCAATCTGATCAGGCTTAACACCTTTTTCTAATAAAGAAATAATTTTTTTACCAACTTTAATTAGCATTTCTCCCCTTAACTCACTATCTATTTCTTCTAATAATAAGGAAGATTGAACTAAATTAGATTTTCTTTTTTGCACAACATTTTTAATTTCTCCAGCTAATCCTTTACTTGCTTCAGCTGCTGTATAATTTTTTTCCATTTGTATTATCTGAGCTTCATTCTCAAAAAAAAGTTTTTTGGCTGCAGCAGGATTACCACCAAAAAAACGATTAAATCCTCCACTTTCGTTAAAAGTAAAAATACCTTTAATCTGATTTTTGCTTAATTTTTTAACCAGATTTTGACCAGCTGGAACTAGTTTTTCTAAATCATCTACTAATAAATAGTCATATTTATTTTTTAATTTAACTAAATAAGCTTTATCTGCTAATAAATATTTATTAAATAAAGTTATTGCAGCTGAATAATCAAATAAACGGTAATTAAAAGAAAAATTTCTAAAGGTTTTCATTATTTCTATTGACTGCTCAGCATATTTTTTTCTTTCTTCATCTTTTTTAGTCCAGCTAAGTAAACGCTGTTTAAGTTCTTTAAAATTTAACATATTAAAAGCAGCCAGATTTAAATTATCAATTAATTGAACAGCAATTTGAACTGGTCTGGCCTTAATACTGCGAAAATAGGCTTTATCTTTACGGTATTTAGCAACATAATTGCTCATCAAAAAATGAGAAGTTTCGATATTCATAAAAGTAGGCTCAATTAATTGATTTTCACCACTATATTTTCTTTCTACTGCAGGCCAGTGTTTATTTAACTGCTGATTAACAAAACCAAAATATGTATAGATATTTAAATTACCTAATAATTTTAAATCTATTTCTTCTCTAAATTGGCTTACGGAACGCGCAGAATTTAAAAATAATAATATTTTTTCACTGCCTTTTTCAGCAGCTAAGTTCTCATATTCTGCTTTTAATTTGCTTGTTTTCCCACTACCAGTATTACCACTGTA includes these proteins:
- the recJ gene encoding single-stranded-DNA-specific exonuclease RecJ, coding for MKIKKAKESKAKKELVEYLGNQKIASLAEKRGLNTKEKLINFIDTNQYSAFNIFDFPQIKECVAFILAHIKQGSRILIYGDYDVDGITSTSILFGALSSLTKNIDYHIPDRFKEGYGLNKEVLASYKSKVDLVISCDCGISNYQEVEFAKKNGIDFVVTDHHDLPNKLPPADYVISPRLLPEDHQAYWLPGAGMAYFLIKAVFKKLGREGEEKEFLDLLLLAIIADVVPLKGENRYLFKTGLKKLQNTNRIGLKALYNELEINPLEINEKTLGFQIGPLLNSAGRVDKASKGVELLLAQAKDKAAGLAAELKQINQYRKEISQRIYLEIDQQLDSQQQQAVIAYNSDWHQGVIGIAAGRISENYQVPAVLMTSNPESGLITGSARSIENININQLISECSDLLEKNGGHAAAAGFSLKKDRLEKFKLRLQRLIDQKLKKIDSEIEIKTDLKLELAEITENFYQKLRLFAPFGEGNPEPLFYLETNILSSREISAGRHKKLILGTESDKITALWWWAGEIEKNKSQQIAAHLTENIYRGNKSLQLEIKALANLKTKAKTKKVSTKSSSKFNLVDWRHQDISELKASLKNTAYFAEGLLDYNFYPLINRNYYMQTENLVLITIPPSFSILKEILIVTGAETLILTKNENNFFNLKTFVKKLLALVKYSLNNKNSIFKLIEAAILLEVTEITIKRGLEFLEAKGIISFEYISYQEVLLAKGGSKEPGQANISSRNLKRLLKENIAFRNFIQNKELKKIKLSLNSNLSYKFK
- a CDS encoding PD-(D/E)XK nuclease family protein; translated protein: MAANNLAALYFSQSALSIFNDCRRRFRYRYLDGLYWPAEWGMNEEVKKDLKQGSQFHLLAERYYSQTLGQTVLNSKPLLQSWLNRLRKFSEAKNVVSAEQELRLQVGNLKLLAKYDLLKYNELENKFLIFDWKTDKKSLYQKDIQNSMQSRFYLYLLVEAGYQYFKNNYKLEKMPELIYWNPRYPKQKVQIKYKEAEFEKDKNYFKKLINQILAEKDFALTTDLNKCRFCEYRPICRDKKTETKTIIEEDLDLNLDWEAIEEIEF
- a CDS encoding ATP-dependent helicase encodes the protein MNFKPRPGQKEVLEYRGGQLAVPAVPGAGKTTVLAHLAAELIASELENNQKLLIVTYMNSAVANFRQRIGDFLAAKGLPRSRGYSVKTLHSLALQIIKEKPEARLINQDFELIEAGRRYRWIKDLSRKWAGENGDLLKQFFNLEQNSYKFDKYLKKWKEDDFPAFVASMISYFKLKLLAGEELKNMVKYSNLKAANILTPAAEIFSEYEFRLAQAGLLDFDDLVQQSLKMLKEDPEFAERIGSNYAFVFEDEAQDSNQAQEEMLYLLAGKDNNLVRVGDSNQAITGTFTLSDPDIFRSYCKKEAVKVETMAVSSRSSQDIIDLANYLVDWSQKEFSEREIEPLEKKYIQATAADDPAPNPKVSGYRIGNKAFKDWKTEKKFIARQALRKALEDNKETTAILMPTGWQLEELAREINNLGGEFQLAGSSSKDVFLTELEVVLKFLTSPAASENLKLLFVEIFQKEDLDLVQLLEDLLAEKDNQDLIFPLSGLNRDNFRLEFKKRAAFEPLFKSLVQLQGWLEASMELPPDELVLFLAERLKLSGKKLALAQNLALEFGRLLNENPGWRLDQLTAELPEIRDRIKQFAETLTEMEGFESKPDQVTLSTLHKAKGMEWDTVFIGSLTSSHFQHDNDDYFMGEKFYLNEEIKNPKASARAELEYILNEKKERNVDYKARQKLIAERVRLLYVGLTRARKNLFLSTHLKKGNWDKEPAFMFKALAEFIKKNQKKEVKKGRDINGSQ
- a CDS encoding UvrD-helicase domain-containing protein; its protein translation is MYKIYSGNTGSGKTSKLKAEYENLAAEKGSEKILLFLNSARSVSQFREEIDLKLLGNLNIYTYFGFVNQQLNKHWPAVERKYSGENQLIEPTFMNIETSHFLMSNYVAKYRKDKAYFRSIKARPVQIAVQLIDNLNLAAFNMLNFKELKQRLLSWTKKDEERKKYAEQSIEIMKTFRNFSFNYRLFDYSAAITLFNKYLLADKAYLVKLKNKYDYLLVDDLEKLVPAGQNLVKKLSKNQIKGIFTFNESGGFNRFFGGNPAAAKKLFFENEAQIIQMEKNYTAAEASKGLAGEIKNVVQKRKSNLVQSSLLLEEIDSELRGEMLIKVGKKIISLLEKGVKPDQIAIISPKIDKVLSFSLKQILKQKGYQLSNFNRSKRLIDIPFARALLILYLFYCRRTNIVGVSSLQQALSLLLELDPLRSYLLAEEIAASGMKLIDLDQSGLREKINFQAAEKYDYLKEWLQDKKEDNLEIEVFFQLVFSEVLAPLNPSQEDIFACRQMIESVARFQQAVENFHQEKDDLSERYINMIYEGTLAAETLFKGQEKEAGVILASPYKFLFSPELAGVDYLFLLDISSSDWMQSIAKELVNPYIYTEQWQQENDWDDFLDQKIRLNQLSDFLISLIYKVKKGIYIADSFLNSSGKEQEGPLYRWLDVRGD